Proteins encoded in a region of the Athene noctua chromosome 4, bAthNoc1.hap1.1, whole genome shotgun sequence genome:
- the CCNA2 gene encoding cyclin-A2, which translates to MEEQENQENIPPGGKAPPPAAGPRVVLGLLRGAQQRPGGPPQVRGGRGGPGAARAVSGGGCQRRGRALGGADGPLSPQAARGGGEGHGAAGRPVRGQQPFAIHVDEPDGKQRRRRGDTATQKEEATAAATLGLRAAVCALGERRPLAPLGNAMELSFDSPSIMDISITLEAEEKKPNVNNVPDYINDIHTYLREMEVKCKPKIGYMKKQPDITNNMRAILVDWLVEVGEEYKLQNETLHLAVNYIDRFLSSMSVLRGKLQLVGTAAMLLASKFEEIYPPEVAEFVYITDDTYTKKQVLRMEHLILKVLSFDLAAPTINQFLTQYFLHEQTNAKVESLSMYLGELSLIDADPFLKYLPSVTAAAAFLLAGYTITGQTWPESLCKVTGYTLEDIKPCLMDLHETYLKAAQHTQQSIREKYKSTKYHGVSLIDPPETLNLL; encoded by the exons ATGGAGGAGCAGGAGAACCAGGAGAACATCCCCCCGGGCGGCAaagccccgccgcccgccgccggcccccgcgtggtgctggggctgctgcggggCGCCCAGCAGCGGCCCGGCGGCCCGCCGCAGGTgaggggggggcgcggagggCCTGGGGCGGCTCG AGCTGTCAGCGGCGGCGGCTgtcagcggcggggccgggctctcGGCGGCGCTGATGGGCCGCTCTCCCCGcaggcggcgcggggcggcggtgAGGGCCATGGTGCGGCGGGGCGGCCGGTCCGCGGGCAGCAGCCCTTCGCGATCCATGTGGACGAGCCGGACGGgaagcagcggcggcggcggggcgacACGGCGACCCAGAAGGAGGAGGCGACGGCGGCGGCGACGCTGGGGCTGCGTGCGGCCGTCTGCGCCCTGGGGGAGCGGCGGCCCCTGGCGCCCCTGGGCAACGCCATGGAGCTGAGCTTCG ATTCTCCAAGTATTATGGATATTTCAATAACCttagaagcagaagagaaaaaaccaaaTGTTAATAACGTGCCAGACTATATCAACGATATCCACACATACCTTAGGGAAATGGAG GTGAAATGCAAACCTAAAATAGGTTACATGAAGAAGCAACCTGATATCACAAACAACATGCGAGCTATTCTTGTGGACTGGCTGGTGGAAGTTGGAGAAGAATACAAATTACAGAATGAAACCCTGCACTTAGCTGTAAATTACATTGACAGGTTTCTTTCTTCGATGTCTGTTTTGAGAGGAAAACTACAGCTTGTGGGTACTGCAGCTATGCTGCTTGCATC AAAGTTTGAAGAAATCTACCCTCCTGAAGTAGCAGAGTTTGTCTACATCACAGATGACACCTATACCAAGAAGCAGGTTTTAAGGATGGAGCACTTAATTTTGAAGGTTTTGTCCTTTGACTTGGCAGCTCCAACAATCAACCAGTTCCTCACTCAGTATTTCCTACATGAGCAGACAAATGCTAAAGTGGAGAGCCTATCAATG TACCTTGGGGAGCTGAGTCTAATTGATGCTGATCCTTTCCTGAAATACTTGCCCTCAGTTACTGCTGCTGCAGCATTTCTTCTAGCAGGCTACACGATCACTGGACAAACTTGG CCTGAATCCCTGTGCAAAGTAACAGGCTACACCCTTGAAGACATCAAGCCTTGCCTCATGGACCTACACGAGACCTACCTcaaagcagcacagcacacaCAACAGTCCATAAGGGAAAAGTACAAGAGTACAAA GTACCATGGAGTATCGCTTATTGACCCACCAGAGACACTAAACTTATTGTAA
- the BBS7 gene encoding BBSome complex member BBS7: protein MELSLARVDYLQVGVTAQKTMRLLPASGRKATQKVVVGDQDGVVTCFGIKKGEAVPVFKTLPGQKIARLELGGALNTPQEKIFVATGSEVRGFTKRGKQFLSFETNLTESIKAMHVSGADLFLCASYIYNHYCDCKDQHYYLSGDKINDVLCLPVDKVNCITPVLACQDRVLRVLQGSDLLYQVEVPGPPTVLALNNGNGGDSGEEIVYGTSDGKLGLAQITGSKPIPKWEIGNEKKRGGILCVDSFDILGDGVKELLVGRDDGVLEIYNFESADDPVLRYDHALSESIASIQGGCVGKDGYDEILASTYSGWLTGLTTEPVHREGGSGEELKLSQEMQSKISSLRNELEHLQMKVLQEREKYQQSSQSSTAVSSVPAFSVNDKFTLNKDDASYSLILEVQTAIDNVLVQSDVPIDLLDVDKNSAVVSFSSCDSEPNSNFLLATYRCQANTTRLELKVRSIEGQYGTLQAYVTPRIQPKTCQVHQYQIKPLSLHQRTHSIDHNRPVNTLTLKGQFSFAEIHSWVVFCLPEVPEKTPAGESITFYFQNTFLGTQLESTYRKGEGCFKSDNISTISILKDVLSKEATKRKINLNISYDINEESVRHTLKLIHPKLEYQQLLAKKVHLIDALRELQVHEGNVDFLLPKYRSILEEADQLLEEYKRQPAHLERLYGMITDLFIDKFKFKGTNVKTKVPLLLEILDGCDQDGLIAFFEAAA from the exons CCAGTGTTCAAGACCCTGCCAGGCCAAAAAATTGCAAGATTGGAGTTGGGAGGAGCTCTTAATACACCACAAGAGAAAATTTTTGTGGCTACAGGGTCAGAAGTTAGAGGTTTCACAAAAAGAGGGAAGcagtttctttcatttgaaaCTAACCTCACAGAAAGCATCAAAGCTAT gcATGTTTCAGGAGCAGATCTCTTTCTGTGTGCGAGCTATATCTATAACCATTACTGCGACTGCAAAGACCAGCACTACTACCTATCAGGAGATAAAATCAATGACGTTCTCTGTCTTCCTGTAGATAAAGTGAATTGCATCACACCGGTACTTGCATGTCAGGATAGAGTCCTCAGAGTTTTACAG GGATCTGATTTACTGTATCAAGTAGAGGTTCCTGGACCACCTACTGTTCTTGCTCTAAACAATGGAAATGGGG GTGATTCTGGAGAAGAAATCGTGTATGGAACTTCTGATGGTAAACTGGGTCTTGCTCAGATTACTGGTTCCAAGCCTATACCTAAGTGGGaaattggaaatgaaaaaaagagaggag gTATCTTATGTGTTGATAGTTTTGACATTCTGGGAGATGGAGTTAAAGAATTACTTGTGGGACGAGATGATGGAGTGCTAGAAATCTATAACTTTGAGAGTGCAGATGATCCTGTCCTCCGATATGACCAT GCTTTGTCAGAGAGCATCGCATCAATCCAGGGCGGCTGTGTAGGAAAAGATGGGTATGATGAAATTTTAGCATCCACATATTCAG GCTGGCTGACAGGACTGACTACAGAACCTGTCCATAGAGAAGGTGGATCAGGTGAAGAACTAAAATTAAGTCAAGAAATGCAGAGCAAGATTTCATCCTTAAG GAATGAATTGGAACACTTACAGATGAAAGTACTTCAGGAACGAGAAAAATACCAGCAGTCTTCTCAGTCCAGTACTGCTGTTTCATCAGTACCTGCATTTAGTGTGAATGATAAGTTTACATTAAATAAGGATGATGCTAGCTACAGCCTCATCTTGGAGGTGCAGACAGCTATAGACAATGTTCTGGTACAG AGTGATGTCCCAATAGACTTGCTGGATGTGGATAAAAATTCTGCTGTTGTTAGTTTTAGCAGCTGTGATTCTGAG CCAAATAGCAACTTTCTCCTTGCAACCTACCGATGCCAAGCAAATACTACAAGACTTGAACTTAAG GTTCGATCGATTGAAGGACAGTACGGGACACTTCAAGCATATGTAACTCCAAGAATTCAACCAAAAACCTGCCAAGTTCATCAATATCAAATTAAACCACTTTCACTTCATCAGAGAACTCATTCTATTGACCATAACAG ACCCGTGAATACACTGACGCTCAAAGGCCAGTTCAGTTTTGCTGAAATTCACTCGTGGGTTGTGTTTTGCTTGCCTGAAGTGCCTGAAAAGACTCCTGCTGGAGAGAGtatcacattttattttcagaacacgTTCCTGGGTACGCAGCTTGAAAGTACTTACAG AAAAGGTGAAGGATGTTTTAAGTCTGACAACATTTCTACAATATCCATCCTAAAAGATGTGCTTTCCAAAGAAGCTACTAAAAGGAAGATTAATCTCAACATATCATATG ACATAAATGAAGAATCTGTGAGGCACACATTGAAGCTTATCCACCCTAAATTAGAGTATCAGCAGCTGTTGGCCAAGAAGGTTCACTTAATAGATGCTTTGAGA GAATTACAAGTTCATGAAGGAAATGTGGACTTTCTGCTACCAAAATACCGCAGCATTTTGGAAGAGGCAGATCAGCTGCTTGAGGAATACAAGAGACAACCTGCGCATCTTGAGAGACTTTATG GCATGATCACGGATCTCTTCAtagataaatttaaatttaaaggcaCCAATGTGAAAACTAAAGTTCCTCTTCTTCTGGAAATTCTGGACGGCTGTGATCAGGATGGACTAATTGCTTTTTTTGAGGCTGCAGCCTGA